The following proteins are encoded in a genomic region of Gemmatimonadaceae bacterium:
- a CDS encoding 6-carboxytetrahydropterin synthase, protein MPRAQLTRRVTFAAAHRYRRPEWSDEKNQAAFGLCARESYHGHSYVCHVTIAGEIDPLTGFIVDLGELDRILADEVKTRFDHRNINVDVPEFADGKLVPSGENLARFIFDRVGARLPKPARIESVTIAEDQTLSASYRGE, encoded by the coding sequence ATGCCCCGTGCACAATTGACGCGCCGCGTGACTTTCGCGGCGGCCCACCGATACCGTCGCCCCGAATGGAGTGACGAAAAGAACCAGGCGGCCTTCGGGCTCTGCGCCCGCGAGAGCTACCATGGCCACAGCTACGTCTGCCACGTGACGATTGCCGGCGAGATAGACCCGCTCACCGGTTTCATCGTGGACCTCGGCGAGCTCGACCGGATTCTCGCGGATGAAGTGAAGACGCGGTTCGATCACCGCAACATCAACGTGGACGTCCCCGAGTTCGCCGATGGGAAGCTGGTGCCGAGCGGGGAGAACCTGGCTCGATTCATCTTCGACCGCGTCGGCGCGCGGCTTCCGAAGCCGGCGCGGATCGAGAGCGTCACGATCGCCGAAGA
- a CDS encoding BON domain-containing protein, with translation MVDDFDNTDEIENLTDDELRTLVREQLASNNSIDANDIAVVVSEGAVTLTGRVGTEEEVRIADHLLTDVIGLSLVNNELVVDELRRAESPEAADEHIADEEKHSGLLLGEVSGPFSPESEHLADMSRDDSEGTHDVREATEGGRPWIPPESPTPEGMSGQDQDDIGR, from the coding sequence ATGGTTGACGACTTCGACAACACCGACGAGATCGAGAACCTGACCGACGATGAGCTCCGCACGCTCGTACGCGAACAGCTCGCCTCGAACAACTCCATAGATGCCAACGACATCGCTGTGGTGGTGAGCGAGGGCGCGGTGACTCTGACCGGGCGCGTGGGCACCGAAGAAGAGGTGCGGATCGCGGACCATCTGCTCACCGACGTGATCGGGCTGTCGCTCGTGAACAACGAGCTCGTCGTGGACGAACTCCGGAGGGCGGAGAGCCCCGAGGCAGCAGACGAGCACATCGCCGACGAGGAGAAGCACAGCGGACTGCTGCTCGGCGAAGTCTCTGGCCCGTTCAGTCCCGAGTCGGAGCACCTCGCAGACATGTCGCGCGACGACTCCGAGGGGACACACGACGTGCGCGAAGCCACCGAGGGCGGGCGGCCGTGGATTCCTCCCGAGAGTCCAACACCGGAAGGCATGAGCGGGCAGGATCAAGACGATATTGGCCGGTGA
- the gpmI gene encoding 2,3-bisphosphoglycerate-independent phosphoglycerate mutase encodes MASDTSRPVALIVLDGWGYREETEGNAIALADTPTWDAIWKHPARTLLAASGTRVGLPEGQMGNSEVGHLNLGAGRVVMQDLVRISSSIAGGSFFRNPALVAACEEVKENDGTLHLMGLIGAGGVHAIDAHLFALIELAVHERVPRVAIHAFMDGRDTMPTSGLAYMEELLARIAATTGNGAECGTTVRIASVSGRYYAMDRDRRWQRTELAYRAVVDGAGPSASASASGPTGAIRASYDAGVTDEFMLPVVIVENDAPVAPMRDGDAVICFNYRSDRMRQIVQTLIDPAFSGFDVSHRPRVSVTTLTSYDRTFDLPVAFAPQSMARIVAEVLSGQGRTMLKTAETEKYPHVTYFFNGGREEAFAGEERILIPSQKVATYDLMPEMSAPGITDVLCRSIEARSHDFILCNYANADMVGHSGSMEATIKAVETVDACLARVMKAAKSSGTRLLITADHGNAEMMIDPATGGPHTAHTTSPVPIVALNDDSLQALRGGGALCDVGPTILRMMGIEQPPEMTGNNLGEMK; translated from the coding sequence ATGGCCAGCGATACGTCGCGACCAGTCGCTTTGATCGTTCTCGATGGCTGGGGCTATCGCGAGGAAACCGAGGGCAATGCAATCGCCCTCGCCGACACGCCCACCTGGGACGCGATCTGGAAGCATCCCGCGCGCACGCTGCTCGCGGCGTCCGGCACGCGCGTGGGCCTTCCCGAAGGACAGATGGGAAACAGCGAGGTCGGCCACCTCAACCTCGGCGCGGGCCGCGTGGTGATGCAGGATCTCGTGCGGATATCGAGCTCGATCGCGGGCGGGAGCTTCTTCCGCAATCCCGCGCTCGTCGCCGCGTGCGAGGAAGTGAAGGAGAACGACGGCACGCTGCACCTGATGGGGCTCATCGGCGCTGGTGGCGTGCACGCGATAGACGCGCATCTCTTCGCGCTGATCGAGCTGGCAGTGCACGAGCGGGTGCCACGGGTCGCGATACACGCATTCATGGACGGACGCGACACGATGCCGACCTCCGGCCTTGCCTACATGGAGGAACTGCTCGCGCGCATCGCGGCAACGACGGGGAATGGCGCCGAATGCGGCACCACAGTGCGTATCGCCAGCGTGTCGGGGCGCTACTACGCGATGGATCGCGACCGGCGGTGGCAGCGCACCGAGCTCGCGTATCGCGCCGTCGTGGACGGGGCGGGCCCAAGCGCGAGTGCGAGCGCGAGCGGACCGACGGGTGCCATCCGGGCGTCATACGATGCCGGTGTCACCGACGAGTTCATGCTTCCTGTCGTGATCGTGGAGAACGACGCTCCGGTGGCTCCGATGCGCGACGGCGACGCCGTCATCTGCTTCAATTACCGGTCCGACCGGATGCGTCAGATCGTGCAGACGTTGATCGATCCCGCGTTCTCCGGATTCGACGTGTCACATCGGCCGCGCGTTTCCGTCACCACGCTGACCTCATACGACAGGACCTTTGACCTTCCGGTGGCGTTCGCACCGCAGTCCATGGCGCGGATCGTCGCCGAAGTGCTGTCGGGGCAAGGGCGCACCATGCTGAAGACCGCGGAAACCGAGAAGTACCCCCATGTGACTTACTTCTTCAACGGCGGGCGCGAGGAGGCGTTCGCGGGTGAGGAGAGGATCCTGATCCCGAGCCAGAAGGTCGCGACGTACGACCTGATGCCGGAGATGAGCGCTCCCGGGATTACCGATGTGCTGTGCAGGTCCATCGAAGCGCGATCGCACGATTTCATTCTCTGCAACTACGCCAACGCCGACATGGTGGGACACAGCGGCTCGATGGAGGCGACGATAAAGGCGGTGGAGACGGTGGACGCGTGTCTCGCGCGAGTGATGAAGGCGGCGAAATCTTCGGGGACCCGGCTGCTCATCACGGCGGACCATGGCAACGCGGAGATGATGATAGATCCGGCGACAGGCGGGCCGCACACGGCTCACACCACGAGTCCGGTGCCGATCGTCGCGCTCAACGACGACTCGCTCCAGGCGCTGCGCGGCGGCGGAGCTTTGTGCGATGTGGGGCCTACTATATTAAGGATGATGGGCATCGAGCAGCCGCCGGAGATGACCGGAAACAATCTCGGAGAGATGAAATGA
- a CDS encoding L,D-transpeptidase, translated as MGFVDSLTHGGKWVWGTLLAFACAATASAMLVNQTAVARYERDVNRMVFNDNLGVLEEVKARLGTTADSLNKLVFGDPVVSADQPYIVVSIAEHQLWYKRGNQVLFNTQVATGSGKTLVSGAGGRQYKFDTPRGRLMVEDKEIDPAWVPPDWHFQEQASKRGLGLARMDRSSQIPTGDGGVVKVSGTEVVKRYPDGREIPLSATDGREIVVNGNIVVPPFGTNQRRYKGVLGTRRLVLGDGYGIHGTNVPESIGRSVSHGCIRLRNEDIEKLYDMIPVGTPVYIY; from the coding sequence ATGGGATTTGTAGACTCGCTGACGCACGGCGGAAAATGGGTATGGGGGACGCTGCTGGCATTCGCATGCGCCGCGACGGCCAGTGCGATGCTCGTCAACCAGACTGCAGTCGCCCGCTACGAGCGCGACGTCAATCGCATGGTTTTCAACGACAATCTTGGCGTGCTCGAGGAGGTGAAGGCCAGGCTCGGCACGACCGCCGACAGTCTCAACAAGCTCGTTTTCGGAGATCCCGTCGTTTCCGCGGACCAGCCGTATATCGTTGTGAGCATTGCCGAGCACCAGCTGTGGTACAAGCGCGGCAACCAGGTGCTGTTCAATACGCAGGTCGCGACGGGAAGCGGCAAGACACTGGTGAGCGGCGCGGGCGGGAGGCAGTACAAGTTCGATACGCCGCGCGGTCGCCTCATGGTCGAGGACAAGGAGATAGATCCGGCCTGGGTTCCGCCCGACTGGCATTTCCAGGAGCAGGCCAGCAAGCGCGGCTTGGGCCTCGCCCGCATGGACCGCTCGTCCCAGATCCCCACGGGCGACGGCGGTGTCGTGAAGGTGAGCGGGACCGAGGTCGTGAAGCGTTACCCTGACGGCCGGGAGATCCCCCTCTCCGCGACCGACGGGCGGGAAATTGTTGTCAACGGCAACATCGTGGTGCCCCCCTTCGGCACGAACCAGCGACGTTACAAAGGGGTACTCGGTACCCGGCGCCTGGTGCTGGGCGACGGGTATGGGATCCATGGCACCAACGTCCCCGAGAGCATCGGGCGTTCGGTGAGCCACGGCTGCATCCGGCTTCGGAACGAAGACATCGAGAAGCTGTACGACATGATCCCTGTCGGTACGCCTGTTTACATCTATTGA
- a CDS encoding D-Ala-D-Ala carboxypeptidase family metallohydrolase, protein MDSPIADRQPVLPDETLYRHRRPALIVTLGLIVVATVGAMQFREPFAGFGGKPFATFLSRALPVASPSASAYGESGGVLLKFALPGQSVEYPLDVRGDPTALAYSWVRLGDTTMTEGAKPLLGAQVQAPFRAGFYRLALVRGDKSRIVDGLTVAVLVPFKEKEGAMLNGYRIGTYLAERLVGNQEPPEGFLEITERDVDLPISKHLRVGDFLNHDSQETWPRYAAVSPRLLDKIELVISELARWHGGTSDEVQLTLDVHSGFRAPAHNRRISRAAKDSQHQYGDAADVAIDANGDGRYSAVDSRMVGLAVEIVELKHPGLVGGLGIYTSGHARTTYVHIDARGKRARWRG, encoded by the coding sequence ATGGATTCACCCATTGCCGACCGGCAGCCGGTGCTGCCGGACGAGACCTTGTATCGCCATAGACGTCCCGCTCTGATCGTCACGCTGGGGCTGATCGTTGTGGCAACCGTGGGTGCCATGCAGTTCCGGGAGCCGTTCGCCGGATTCGGCGGAAAGCCGTTCGCCACCTTCCTCTCCCGAGCGCTGCCAGTCGCCTCTCCTTCGGCCTCGGCCTATGGGGAGAGTGGGGGGGTGCTGCTCAAGTTCGCTCTGCCGGGCCAGAGCGTCGAGTACCCGCTCGATGTCCGCGGCGACCCCACTGCTCTCGCCTACAGCTGGGTGCGGCTGGGGGACACGACCATGACGGAGGGGGCGAAGCCACTCCTCGGAGCGCAGGTCCAGGCGCCTTTCAGGGCCGGCTTCTACCGTCTCGCCCTGGTGCGCGGCGACAAGAGCCGGATCGTGGACGGACTTACCGTCGCGGTGCTGGTTCCTTTCAAGGAAAAAGAAGGGGCGATGCTCAACGGCTACCGCATTGGCACGTACCTCGCTGAAAGACTCGTGGGGAATCAGGAGCCCCCCGAAGGGTTCCTCGAGATAACGGAGCGCGACGTGGATCTGCCGATCAGCAAGCATCTTCGGGTCGGCGACTTTCTGAATCACGACAGCCAGGAGACATGGCCGCGCTATGCGGCCGTGAGCCCGCGGCTACTCGACAAGATCGAGCTCGTCATATCGGAGCTGGCGCGCTGGCACGGCGGCACTTCCGACGAGGTGCAGCTCACCCTCGACGTTCATTCCGGATTTCGCGCGCCCGCCCACAACCGGCGTATCAGCCGTGCGGCAAAGGACAGCCAGCACCAGTACGGAGACGCCGCCGACGTCGCGATAGATGCCAACGGCGATGGCCGGTACAGCGCGGTGGACAGCCGGATGGTGGGACTCGCCGTCGAGATCGTGGAACTCAAGCACCCCGGTCTCGTAGGGGGACTGGGGATATACACCAGCGGGCACGCGCGCACGACGTACGTGCACATAGACGCCCGCGGCAAGCGCGCCCGCTGGCGCGGCTGA
- a CDS encoding YkvA family protein translates to MTTAKKSTRSAAGRRPRKLPPEVEVPSVPRTGAKRTVMGTISEVPNFLRLLYGLITDNRVNAVDKLVVAGAIAYILLPVDVIPDFIPFLGEVDDVFLLVLALQRLISNAGRTVVQAYWPGDPSELSSLNLEKILAACVFFLPRRMRRRLRTIGRL, encoded by the coding sequence GTGACCACAGCGAAGAAGAGCACCAGATCGGCGGCAGGCAGGCGGCCGCGCAAGCTTCCGCCCGAGGTGGAGGTACCGAGCGTGCCGCGCACCGGAGCGAAGCGCACGGTGATGGGCACGATCAGCGAGGTGCCGAATTTTCTTCGCCTGCTCTACGGCCTCATCACCGACAACCGCGTCAACGCCGTGGACAAGCTGGTCGTTGCCGGAGCGATCGCATATATCCTGCTTCCGGTTGACGTGATTCCGGATTTCATCCCCTTCCTTGGCGAGGTGGATGACGTCTTCCTGCTGGTTCTCGCGCTGCAGCGGCTCATCTCCAACGCGGGGCGCACGGTAGTGCAGGCGTACTGGCCGGGTGATCCCTCCGAGCTTTCCTCGCTCAATCTCGAAAAGATACTGGCTGCCTGCGTGTTCTTTCTTCCGCGCAGAATGCGTCGCCGGCTGAGGACGATCGGGCGCCTCTAG
- a CDS encoding SusC/RagA family TonB-linked outer membrane protein yields the protein MSARRSAWPRPRAHYLALAAAGFLLFAAIPRANAQVPAASTGRITGVVTDSSDNRPLPSVQVSVSGTRLRAVTDDAGRYTLNGVPAGRHSVIARRLGYRLLTIPGVNVGSGAASSLNIRLEPVGLTLEAVVTTGVVDPTSGTRVPFTVGRVDAENAPVPATNAIETIQGKIAGVTVVPSGQPGSGTNILLRSPTSINKSTSPLIVMDGVILSQSFGGSTADLESMDIESVEIVKGAAAASLYGSRAAAGVIQITTKRGTGFAEGATHVTARTEFGTNELGGKIHWAQNHYYQTNAEGRYIDATGKVVSRAQRIAKPAYTRFQDVAYADPVYDQVNRFFDPGQFTKNSVSIAQSGAKTNWLLSVNNTREDGVVLNSGKYEQNNVRLNLDHRPVESLKLSFSGYHSRSLRHELYGDTFFDLINQAPDVDLRVPDPDGTPFIFQGDPLEGREENPLYVLSTEDSQRKRARTQGSLAGRYSPLGWLNFDANVSYDRSDRRNDFFLDQGVKTEGFGTGGPGQISQFTGTTDAINAAASANLLGRVGPLTLRTTFRGLLERETDETTTASGSFFSAAGVRSLDNAQQRSVSSDFEQIRSNSLVASAGADYRGRYIVDGLVRRDGSSLFGPEERTNVYYRVSGAYRLAQENWWPLRMFDEFKLRASRGTAGTRPDFSDQYETFAFTEGGGLAKLTLGNRFLKPEHATETEIGVDAIFHQRYSLQVSYAKNRVVDQLIQIPLAGLFGYTSQWQNAGTVEGNTLEGTLEAQLIRKPNFTWRLGVVADRSRNRITEFNRSCFSTQTIAFRCAGETLGAMYGFRFIKGSDELPATATGRASEFQLNDEGLLVWVGPGNAFTDGETKKLWGTSTTIGTTNFGWGMPIVLRDSTGSSRLVRIGDGNPDFHYGISNNVSWRDLTVFALLDASVGGQVYNRTNQRMYQWARSRDVDQTGKTQELKKPIEYYVNLYAANDPTDYFVENGGFVKLREVSLKYRLSPALAGSLGRFGVNGASISLIGRNLKTWTSYKGYDPEVGGTIVRFDSFGYPRYRTFTGSLELTF from the coding sequence ATGTCCGCTCGCCGTTCAGCCTGGCCACGTCCGCGTGCCCATTACCTCGCTCTCGCTGCCGCCGGATTCCTGCTCTTCGCCGCCATCCCCCGCGCGAACGCACAGGTGCCAGCCGCGTCAACCGGCCGTATCACCGGTGTGGTCACCGACTCGTCGGACAACCGTCCGCTTCCATCGGTGCAGGTATCGGTCAGCGGCACGCGCCTCAGAGCTGTCACCGATGACGCCGGACGATACACGCTCAACGGCGTGCCGGCGGGAAGGCATTCCGTCATCGCGCGCCGGCTTGGCTATCGGCTTCTCACCATTCCCGGCGTGAACGTCGGAAGCGGCGCAGCATCGTCGCTCAACATCCGTCTCGAGCCGGTCGGCCTCACGCTCGAGGCCGTCGTCACGACAGGCGTCGTTGATCCGACGAGCGGCACGCGCGTTCCATTCACGGTCGGCCGCGTGGACGCGGAGAACGCGCCTGTTCCCGCAACCAATGCCATCGAGACGATTCAGGGCAAGATTGCCGGCGTCACCGTCGTGCCGAGCGGACAGCCGGGGAGCGGCACCAACATTCTTCTCCGCTCGCCGACGAGCATCAACAAATCCACTTCGCCGCTCATCGTCATGGATGGTGTCATCCTCAGCCAGTCGTTCGGCGGATCCACTGCCGACCTCGAATCCATGGACATCGAAAGTGTCGAGATAGTGAAGGGCGCCGCCGCCGCGTCTCTCTATGGATCACGGGCAGCCGCCGGCGTCATCCAGATCACCACCAAGCGCGGCACCGGGTTCGCGGAAGGAGCCACTCACGTCACCGCGCGCACCGAATTCGGAACCAATGAGCTCGGCGGCAAGATCCACTGGGCGCAGAACCATTACTATCAGACGAACGCAGAGGGCCGGTATATAGACGCGACGGGCAAGGTCGTGTCGCGCGCCCAGCGCATTGCCAAGCCGGCCTACACGCGCTTCCAGGACGTCGCGTACGCCGATCCGGTTTACGATCAGGTCAACAGATTCTTCGATCCCGGCCAGTTCACCAAGAACTCCGTGAGCATCGCCCAGAGCGGAGCGAAGACGAACTGGCTTCTCTCGGTCAACAATACGCGCGAAGACGGAGTCGTTCTCAACAGCGGCAAGTACGAGCAGAACAACGTTCGGCTGAATCTCGACCATCGCCCTGTCGAGAGTCTCAAGCTCTCGTTCAGCGGTTATCACAGCCGGTCACTTCGTCACGAGCTCTACGGCGACACGTTCTTCGATCTCATCAACCAGGCGCCGGACGTGGACCTCCGCGTTCCCGACCCCGACGGCACCCCCTTCATCTTCCAGGGCGATCCGCTCGAAGGTCGCGAAGAAAACCCGCTGTACGTGCTTTCCACCGAGGACAGCCAGCGCAAGCGCGCGCGAACGCAGGGAAGCCTCGCTGGCCGCTACTCCCCGCTGGGCTGGCTCAACTTCGACGCCAACGTCAGCTACGACCGCTCGGATCGGAGAAATGACTTCTTCCTCGACCAGGGTGTGAAGACAGAAGGATTCGGCACCGGCGGCCCCGGTCAGATCTCACAGTTCACGGGAACCACCGACGCAATCAACGCCGCCGCCAGCGCCAACCTGCTCGGCCGCGTCGGCCCGCTGACTCTCCGCACGACGTTCCGCGGACTGCTGGAACGGGAGACGGATGAGACGACGACCGCCAGCGGATCGTTCTTCTCAGCGGCTGGTGTGCGCAGCCTCGACAACGCGCAGCAGCGCTCCGTTTCCTCGGACTTCGAGCAGATCAGGTCCAACAGTCTGGTGGCTTCGGCCGGCGCCGATTATCGCGGCCGCTACATCGTTGACGGCCTCGTGCGGCGCGACGGCAGCTCGCTGTTCGGTCCCGAGGAGCGGACGAACGTCTACTACCGCGTCAGCGGCGCCTACCGGCTGGCGCAGGAAAACTGGTGGCCACTCAGGATGTTCGACGAGTTCAAGCTCCGCGCCTCGCGCGGAACGGCGGGGACGCGGCCCGACTTCAGCGATCAGTATGAGACTTTCGCTTTCACCGAAGGCGGCGGGCTCGCCAAGCTGACGCTCGGCAACAGGTTCCTCAAGCCCGAGCATGCAACAGAAACGGAGATCGGCGTGGACGCAATCTTCCACCAGCGGTACTCGCTCCAGGTTTCCTACGCCAAGAATCGGGTCGTGGATCAGCTCATTCAGATCCCGCTCGCCGGACTCTTCGGCTACACGTCGCAGTGGCAGAACGCGGGGACGGTCGAGGGCAACACTCTCGAGGGCACGCTCGAAGCGCAGCTCATCCGGAAGCCCAACTTCACGTGGCGCCTCGGCGTCGTCGCCGACCGTTCGCGCAACCGTATCACCGAGTTCAACCGCAGCTGCTTCTCGACGCAGACCATCGCGTTCCGCTGCGCTGGTGAGACGCTCGGCGCGATGTATGGCTTCCGCTTCATCAAGGGATCCGACGAGCTGCCCGCCACCGCGACGGGCCGAGCCTCCGAGTTCCAGCTTAATGATGAAGGACTGCTGGTCTGGGTCGGGCCGGGTAACGCGTTCACTGACGGCGAAACCAAGAAGCTGTGGGGAACATCCACGACGATCGGGACCACCAATTTCGGCTGGGGCATGCCGATCGTTCTCCGCGATTCCACCGGCAGCAGCCGCCTGGTCAGAATCGGCGACGGAAACCCTGACTTCCACTACGGAATCTCGAACAACGTCAGCTGGCGCGACCTGACCGTCTTCGCGCTTCTCGACGCGTCCGTCGGCGGCCAGGTGTACAACCGGACCAACCAGCGCATGTACCAGTGGGCGCGCAGCAGAGACGTGGACCAGACTGGCAAGACACAGGAGCTGAAGAAGCCCATCGAGTACTACGTCAATCTCTACGCGGCCAACGACCCCACCGATTACTTCGTGGAGAACGGGGGGTTCGTGAAGCTGCGTGAGGTATCGCTGAAGTACAGACTTTCGCCCGCTCTCGCCGGCTCGCTCGGACGATTCGGCGTGAATGGCGCGTCCATATCGCTCATCGGACGCAACCTGAAGACATGGACCAGCTACAAGGGATACGATCCGGAGGTGGGCGGGACGATCGTCCGGTTCGACAGCTTCGGCTACCCGAGATACCGGACGTTCACCGGTAGCCTCGAGCTCACGTTCTGA
- the guaB gene encoding IMP dehydrogenase, whose translation MATTTRPTSRPAQPADTGSGLSRLRDTELSVRGTDRVRQDMVLTFDDVLLTPRHSVVLPRDVSTASRFTRKIPLNVPFASAAMDTVTESEMAMAMARAGGIGVIHKNMSIDRQAAEVDRVKRSESGIILNPITLSPDATLREAVALMTRFRISGVPIVDRDGHLVGIITNRDLQFERNLDQPLREAMTSEGLVTAPVGTTLDEAERILGKHRIEKLPVVDAEGALCGLITVRDIHKRREFPNANKDEHGRLRVAAAIGASNFHDRARALVDAGVDVLVIDTAHGHSEGVLKATAEAREAFPDVQLVAGNIGTREGAAALVERGVDAVKVGVGPGSICTTRVVTGVGVPQLTAIFDAVEGAGDVPVIADGGIKYSGDIVKAIAAGASSVMMGSMLAGTEESPGESLLMEGRRFKTIRGMGSMSAMQDGSADRYFQEGEMSPEKLVPEGIEGRVPYKGPVGDVIFQMVGGLRAGMGYVGCADIEELKRDAQFIRITAAGLRESHPHDVVITREAPNYSV comes from the coding sequence ATGGCAACCACAACTCGTCCGACTTCGAGGCCCGCTCAACCGGCTGACACCGGGAGCGGGCTTTCGCGTCTGAGGGATACGGAGCTGTCGGTTCGGGGGACCGACCGCGTCCGGCAGGACATGGTCCTCACATTCGACGACGTCCTGCTGACCCCGCGGCACTCGGTGGTGCTCCCGAGAGACGTCAGCACCGCGTCGCGATTCACGCGCAAGATCCCTCTCAATGTCCCGTTCGCTTCGGCGGCGATGGACACCGTCACCGAGTCGGAGATGGCGATGGCGATGGCCCGCGCCGGCGGCATCGGGGTGATCCACAAGAACATGTCCATAGACCGCCAGGCGGCGGAGGTGGACCGGGTGAAGCGGTCGGAGAGCGGAATCATTCTCAATCCGATCACCCTGTCGCCCGACGCGACGCTCCGTGAAGCGGTCGCGCTGATGACGCGGTTCCGCATCTCGGGCGTGCCGATCGTGGATCGCGACGGTCATCTCGTCGGCATCATCACCAATCGCGATCTTCAGTTCGAGCGAAACCTCGATCAGCCACTGCGCGAAGCGATGACGTCCGAAGGCCTGGTGACTGCACCGGTTGGAACGACGCTCGACGAAGCCGAGCGAATACTGGGGAAGCACCGCATCGAGAAGCTGCCGGTTGTTGACGCCGAGGGCGCGCTGTGCGGGCTCATCACCGTTCGCGACATTCACAAGCGGCGCGAGTTTCCCAACGCCAACAAGGACGAGCATGGGCGGCTGCGCGTCGCCGCAGCGATCGGCGCATCCAACTTCCACGATCGCGCGCGCGCGCTGGTGGACGCCGGCGTTGACGTGCTGGTGATAGACACTGCGCACGGGCACAGCGAAGGAGTCCTCAAGGCGACGGCCGAAGCGCGCGAGGCGTTCCCCGACGTGCAGCTCGTGGCCGGCAACATTGGGACCCGCGAAGGTGCCGCAGCGCTTGTCGAGCGCGGCGTGGACGCGGTGAAAGTCGGAGTCGGGCCGGGCTCCATCTGCACGACGCGAGTCGTGACGGGTGTCGGCGTTCCGCAGCTCACGGCGATATTCGACGCGGTCGAAGGCGCTGGCGACGTTCCGGTCATCGCCGACGGCGGGATCAAGTATTCGGGCGATATCGTGAAGGCGATCGCCGCCGGCGCGTCGAGCGTGATGATGGGCTCGATGCTCGCCGGCACCGAGGAAAGCCCGGGCGAATCTCTGCTCATGGAGGGACGCCGTTTCAAGACGATCCGCGGCATGGGGAGCATGTCGGCGATGCAGGACGGAAGCGCCGATCGCTACTTTCAGGAAGGCGAGATGTCGCCGGAGAAACTGGTGCCCGAGGGGATCGAGGGCCGCGTTCCGTACAAGGGACCGGTGGGCGACGTGATCTTCCAGATGGTGGGTGGCTTGCGCGCGGGAATGGGGTACGTCGGCTGCGCTGACATCGAGGAGTTGAAGCGCGACGCGCAGTTCATCCGCATCACGGCCGCGGGCCTGCGCGAATCGCATCCGCACGATGTAGTCATCACGCGCGAGGCGCCGAACTATTCGGTCTAG